In a single window of the Nocardioides sp. L-11A genome:
- a CDS encoding LysM peptidoglycan-binding domain-containing protein, giving the protein MPELEKAFLELESGERLPCLYNPETLSVGRRNNWVSNPMPGKGVPTLQYAGAGGGWMRMDLRFDTTVDGTPVTKHTGKILKLMEVDPNLPGTDLERNNARPPTVTFHWGDLHSFRAVVSDIRLSFTYFSSGGVPLRAEIQLELRQYESSDALGPQNPTSGTPKPSRVHRVQPGETLDRISARYYGDATQWRRLAQANNVEDPLALHPGDLLDIPRES; this is encoded by the coding sequence ATGCCCGAGCTGGAGAAGGCGTTCCTGGAGCTCGAGAGCGGCGAGCGGCTGCCGTGCCTCTACAACCCCGAGACGCTGAGCGTCGGACGCCGCAACAACTGGGTGTCCAACCCGATGCCGGGCAAGGGCGTGCCCACCCTGCAGTACGCCGGAGCGGGCGGCGGGTGGATGCGGATGGACCTGCGCTTCGACACGACGGTCGACGGCACCCCGGTCACGAAGCACACCGGCAAGATCCTGAAGCTGATGGAGGTGGACCCGAACCTCCCGGGCACCGACCTGGAGCGCAACAACGCCCGCCCGCCGACCGTCACCTTCCACTGGGGCGACCTGCACTCGTTCCGCGCGGTGGTCTCCGACATCCGACTCAGCTTCACCTACTTCTCCTCCGGCGGGGTGCCGCTGCGCGCCGAGATCCAACTGGAGCTGCGGCAGTACGAGAGCTCGGACGCGCTCGGCCCCCAGAACCCCACGTCGGGTACGCCGAAGCCGAGTCGGGTGCACCGGGTCCAGCCCGGCGAGACCCTGGACCGGATCAGCGCGCGCTACTACGGCGACGCGACCCAGTGGCGCCGGCTGGCGCAGGCCAACAACGTCGAGGACCCGCTGGCGCTGCATCCCGGTGACCTGCTCGACATCCCGCGGGAGAGCTGA